The DNA segment CAAGAAGGCCCACCGCGAGTTCGCCGAACGGCTGCCCCAGGACCACGCGTCCGTCGTGCCCGAGGCGATCCCGAGCCGGGTGGTGGTCGAGCAGATGGCCGAGGAGCGTGCACCGGTCCCGGTGTTCGCGCCGGCCAGCTCCGCGACGGCTGCCTACGAGGCGCTCTGGGCACGGGTCCGGTCGCGCCTGGACGACGTCGGCTGACGCCCGGCGGGTCGCGGTGTCCGTCCGCGCGGCCGCACGTCATCACTCGCGCATGAGGTGGGCCGTCCGCGCCGGCGGGACGCTCGTCGCGTTCACCGGCGGACGGCTCCGTGGCCGCTGCGCCTGCCGGTCGCGGCGGCGTGGCGGAGGCGGACCCGTGTCCGGTCGTCGAGCAGGTCTGGACGGAGAAGCGGATGTCCGATGTCAAGGTCGAGCACAAGAGCGGGATCACCCGTTCCGAGCTGGCGCAGTGGATGGCCGACCTCGGGAAGGAGTTGAGCGGCGCGGGGACCGTGCACTTCCGCCTGGCGGAGAGCACGGTGGAGCTGGGGGTCCCGGACGACATCCGGTTCGAGGCCGAGGTCGAGGTCGACGGGGACACCGTGGAACTGGAGATCGAGCTGAAGTGGTCGACCGCGCGGAAGCCCGCGAGGACGACCGGCGAGAAGGGCTCCTGACCCGGACCCTCACGAGCGGCCGAAACGGGCGGCGTGTCACGTGCCGAGGACCCGGCGGTGACGGGGCGGTCGGTGGACCTCAGGGACCGGAGGGTGCCTCGGCCGCCGGCGGTGCGGACATGGAGGAGGCGACGTCGACGAGCGGCGTCGTCGGCACCTCGATCAGGCCGCGGGTCGGGCGGTCGAGGTCGAACGTGACCTGCAGGAGCAGGACCACCAGCAGGGCCGCGAGCAGCACCGCGAGCACGCCGCGGCCCAGCGTGGCGACGTGCAGGGCGAGGACGGCGAGTGCGACGGCGGCCAGCACGATCTCCACCACCAGCACTGCGGTGGGGACCCGGTTGGTGAGGCCGTAGACGCGCGTGGACTGGGCGTCGATCGTCTCGTTGAGGGTCTCGACGTAGAGGCGCGGGGCGCTCGCCTCGGGCGCCCGGTCCAGAGCGCGTCCGGCGAGTGACCACAGGATCCGTTGCTGCCGCTCGCTCTCGGCGACGGCGCGGTCCTGGGCCGGGCCGCCCGGGACCGTCTCACCGATGACGATGCTCGTCTCGGTGTAGGCCCGGAGCAGGCGCAGCGACTCCGTCCGCTCCGGCTCCATCAGGGTCTGCGCCCGGAGGTACGTCGTCCCGATGGCGTTCGCCTCGTCGACGACGTGCGCCCGCCTGGACTCGTAACGCCCGACGGCCAGACTGAGGCCGAACGCGAGCACCAGCCCCATGAAGCCGATGAGGGCTGCCTGCAGGACACCGAACGGCTCGCGGAAACCCTCCGAGCGCGCGCTCATCGCCCGTCCGGCGAGCAGCCCTGCGACCGTCGCGCCCAGCATGACGCCGGCCAGGAGCACGGCGAGCACCCACCCGTTCAGCCCGAAGAAGACCACGTCAGGGGTTCCTCCGCTCCGTCCGGTCACCGCAACCGGGGACGGTAGGGACCCGACCGCGGCCGCGGATCACCCTGGACGGAGGACCACGTGCCGCACCACGATCGCCGCGCGGTCACCCGGCCCCGGGTGGAACGGCGGTGGTGAGGACCGCGCCGGGGTCGGTGGCACCAGGTCCGACCGGTGGGGCGGGTGGGGCTCGAACCCACGACCCAGGGATTATGAGTCCCATGCTCTGACCGGCTGAGCTACCGCCCCAGGGCGTCACGCTAGCGTTGCGGGCAGCCGCCCTGGTGGGGAGCCCCCGCCCGCGCGACCGGTGGACGATCCCGGTCAGTTCTGTCCACGTGTCGCCGGCAAGATCGCGCTGACCTGCCCTGATGATCGCCACGGTGGACCTCTCCGGCCCCGGGCGTCTCATCGTCACCACTCAGCACTGGCGCACGAAGGTCACGATCCGGCAAACTGTCCCCGGTCGCTCTGAGAGCCGCCGGGGTACGACTGCAGTTCATCGCGAGACAGGTCCGTTGGGGAAGACGGAGTCAGTCGAGTCGATGGAGGTGCACCGTGCAGCGACGGTCAGCCCAGGGTGTCGTCTTCGTGCACGCGTGCCCGAAGGCTCTCTGCCAGCATGTCGAATGGGCGCTCGAGCGCGTGGTCGGCACGCCGGTCTCCTTGGCATGGGGTGAGCAGCCCGTGACTCACGGGTCCTACCGTGCCGAGGTCGCCTGGACGGGTGCACCCGGTACCGGGGCCAAGCTCGTCGCTGCCCTCAAGCAGTGGCCGATGCTGCGCTTCGAGGTCACCGAGGAGGCCAGCCACGGCAACGACGGCGAGCGCATGTCCTACGTGCCCGGCTACGGCGTGCACCGCTCCTCGATCAGCGCCAACGGCGACCTGATCGTCAACGAGCAGCAGCTGCGCCACCTCGCCGCCACGGCGA comes from the Modestobacter italicus genome and includes:
- a CDS encoding amphi-Trp domain-containing protein, whose protein sequence is MSDVKVEHKSGITRSELAQWMADLGKELSGAGTVHFRLAESTVELGVPDDIRFEAEVEVDGDTVELEIELKWSTARKPARTTGEKGS
- a CDS encoding DUF3145 domain-containing protein, with amino-acid sequence MHACPKALCQHVEWALERVVGTPVSLAWGEQPVTHGSYRAEVAWTGAPGTGAKLVAALKQWPMLRFEVTEEASHGNDGERMSYVPGYGVHRSSISANGDLIVNEQQLRHLAATANSVEAFRHGVDDLLGAAWDADLEAYRHAGDGTQVTWLHQVV